The proteins below are encoded in one region of Silene latifolia isolate original U9 population chromosome 2, ASM4854445v1, whole genome shotgun sequence:
- the LOC141641303 gene encoding secreted RxLR effector protein 161-like, translating into MLCPRDELEQKEIERIPYASVVGSLNYVQTCTRPDIRFAVEMLGRYPTNPGMDHWKAAKKVLRYLQGTKELMLTYRRSDHLEVIGYSDSDYVGCVDSRKSTFGYLFLLAEGALSWKSGKQSIIATSTMEAEFVACFDATIHALWLRKFISGLGIVDSITKPLRIYCDNSAAVFFSKNDKYSKGAKHMELKFLSVKEEVQKQRVSFEHIRTDKMVADPLTKGLPPKAFIGHIERMGVVSKALLL; encoded by the coding sequence ATGTTATGTCCCCGTGATGAACTGGAACAAAAAGAAATTGAGAGAATTCCCTATGCATCTGTGGTTGGGAGTTTGAACTATGTTCAGAcatgtactcgaccagatatcaGATTTGCTGTTGAAATGTTGGGTCGATACCCAACTAATCCCGGGATGGACCACTGGAAAGCTGCGAAGAAGGTCCTTAGGTACTTACAAGGCACTAAGGAGCTCATGCTTACTTATAGGAGATCCGATCATCTTGAGGTGATTGGTTATTCAGATTCAGATTATGTCGGATGTGTTGATAGTAGAAAATCAACATTTGGCTACTTGTTCCTTTTAGCTGAAGGGGCACTATCATGGAAAAGTGGGAAACAGTCTATCATTGCTACTTCTACTATGGAAGCCGAATTTGTGGCATGCTTTGATGCCACTATTCATGCATTGTGGTTGCGAAAATTTATCTCGGGACTTGGGATCGTCGATAGTATAACCAAGCCACTGAGAATTTATTGTGACAATTCTGCAGCCGTCTTCTTCTCTAAGAACGATAAATACTCCAAGGGTGCTAAACACATGGAATTAAAGTTTTTATCGGTCAAAGAGGAGGTACAGAAGCAAAGAGTGTCATTTGAGCATATAAGAACGGATAAGATGGTAGCAGATCCATTAACTAAGGGTTTACCACCTAAGGCGTTCATTGGCCATATAGAACGCATGGGTGTTGTATCAAAGGCCTTGTTATTATAA